From the genome of Miscanthus floridulus cultivar M001 chromosome 10, ASM1932011v1, whole genome shotgun sequence, one region includes:
- the LOC136487558 gene encoding cation/H(+) antiporter 15-like — MAATAVADPLAELWNHTMSEGRSDLFCFDTRKITMTGIWTGDNPLDFSLPLLLFQIILVTATTRAVALLLAPLRLPRYIAEILAGFLLGPSVLGRVPHFSDIAFPVRSIFILESMSLIGLVYYTFTIGVEIELHTVLRAGFRSFWFAAASALPPFLVGAVTGYVALSSAGDEEGGGTTTAAKAGQQFLNRLSFPVFLGATFCSTAFSVLARNIAELKLAGTDVGQLSISASLINDTFAWAGLTVATALAHVRYGMVPCLWTLVSGVLIVSASYLVVRPMLVRLARRVAEGEVVSEAHECWVLVGVLVAALVADAGGTHAIFGAFVFGLAVPNGPVGVAIVEKVEDFVVGTLLPLFFAMSGLRTDTAKITSTPAAVLLMVAALAAAILKVAATVGVAAVFGMPLLDGTSIGLLLNTKGIIELIILNIGRNKRIMSDQSFTVLVFMSALITALVTPLLALVVKPARRLVFYKRRTIAWPQPDAEFHVLACVHMPRDVPALLTLLDVASPSDRSPVAVQALHLIEFAGRSSALLLINASAPSSSFEHSAHRRSQVELQFKHIAHAFMAYEENVAGVSARTMAAVSPYATMHDDVTSAAEERHSALILLPFHKHRLVDGGMEVFHPAIQPLNQSIQRFSPCTVGILVDRGLGGVPGAGCRVAALFFGGRDDREVAALAIRMVYNPAVDLTLLRFAQKGGSFTGTEFDALKERKADDGILREFLDRANSVSAGGGGGAGVEYRERGVFNANEMVAQIREVEALGKDLFVVGKVPGLPALTAGMAEWSECPELGPIGDLLSSRDFQTTASVLVVQSYARPSAGGISAELGLGGDGVPAAGRPPRPDQIHRGSLGNRS, encoded by the coding sequence atggcggcgacggcggtggccgacCCGCTGGCGGAGCTGTGGAACCACACGATGTCGGAGGGCCGGTCGGACCTCTTCTGCTTCGACACGAGGAAGATCACCATGACAGGCATCTGGACGGGGGACAACCCGCTGGACTTCTCCCTCCCGCTGCTCCTCTTCCAGATCATCCTCGTCACCGCCACCACCCGCGCCGTGGCGCTGCTGCTGGCGCCGCTCCGCCTCCCGCGCTACATCGCCGAGATCCTGGCGGGCTTCCTCCTGGGGCCCTCCGTGCTGGGCCGCGTCCCGCACTTCTCCGACATCGCCTTCCCCGTCCGCAGCATCTTCATCCTCGAGTCCATGTCCCTCATCGGCCTCGTCTACTACACCTTCACCATCGGCGTCGAGATCGAGCTCCACACCGTCCTCCGCGCGGGCTTCCGCAGCTTCTGgttcgccgccgcctccgcgctCCCGCCCTTCCTGGTCGGCGCCGTCACGGGCTACGTCGCGCTCTCCAGCGCCGGGGACGAGGAAGGCGGCGGAACGACGACGGCCGCCAAGGCCGGACAGCAGTTCCTCAACCGCCTTTCCTTCCCCGTATTCCTCGGCGCCACCTTCTGCTCCACCGCCTTCTCCGTGCTGGCGCGCAACATCGCGGAGCTCAAGCTCGCCGGCACCGACGTGGGCCAGCTCTCCATCTCGGCGTCGCTCATCAACGACACCTTCGCGTGGGCCGGGCTCACCGTCGCCACGGCGCTCGCGCACGTCCGCTACGGCATGGTCCCTTGCCTCTGGACGCTCGTGTCGGGCGTGCTCATCGTCAGCGCAAGCTACCTCGTGGTCCGCCCCATGCTCGTCCGCCTGGCGCGTCGCGTCGCCGAGGGCGAGGTAGTCAGCGAGGCGCACGAGTGCTGGGTCCTCGTCGGCGTCCTGGTCGCCGCGCTCGTCGCCGACGCCGGGGGCACGCACGCCATTTTCGGCGCCTTCGTCTTCGGCCTCGCCGTGCCCAACGGCCCCGTCGGCGTCGCCATCGTCGAGAAGGTGGAGGACTTCGTGGTGGGCACGCTGCTGCCGCTCTTCTTCGCCATGAGCGGGCTCCGCACGGACACCGCCAAGATCACCAGCACGCCCGCGGCGGTGCTGCTGATGGTGGCCGCTCTGGCCGCGGCCATCCTCAAGGTCGCCGCCACCGTCGGCGTCGCCGCCGTGTTCGGCATGCCGCTGCTCGACGGCACCTCCATCGGCCTGCTGCTCAACACCAAGGGGATCATCGAGCTCATCATCCTCAACATCGGCAGGAACAAGCGGATCATGAGCGACCAGTCGTTCACGGTGCTGGTGTTCATGTCGGCGCTGATCACGGCGCTGGTGACGCCGCTGCTGGCGCTGGTGGTGAAGCCCGCGCGGCGGCTGGTGTTCTACAAGCGGCGCACCATCGCATGGCCGCAGCCGGACGCGGAGTTCCATGTGCTGGCGTGCGTGCACATGCCGCGCGACGTGCCGGCGCTCCTCACCCTGCTGGACGTGGCGTCGCCGTCCGACCGGTCGCCCGTGGCGGTGCAGGCGCTGCACCTGATCGAGTTCGCGGGGCGGTCGTCGGCGCTGCTGCTGATCAACGCgtcggcgccgtcgtcgtcgttcgaGCACTCGGCGCACCGGCGCAGCCAGGTGGAACTGCAGTTCAAGCACATCGCGCACGCCTTCATGGCGTACGAGGAGAACGTAGCGGGCGTGTCGGCGCGTACCATGGCGGCCGTGTCGCCGTACGCGACGATGCACGACGACGTGACGTCCGCGGCCGAGGAGCGGCACTCGGCGCTCATCCTGCTGCCGTTCCACAAGCACCGGTTGGTGGACGGCGGGATGGAGGTGTTCCACCCGGCGATCCAGCCGCTGAACCAGAGCATCCAGCGCTTCTCGCCCTGCACCGTGGGCATCCTCGTCGACCGCGGGCTGGGCGGCGTGCCGGGCGCCGGGTGCCGCGTGGCGGCGCTCTTCTTCGGCGGCCGCGACGACCGTGAGGTGGCGGCGCTGGCGATCCGCATGGTGTACAACCCGGCCGTGGACCTCACGCTGCTCCGGTTCGCGCAGAAAGGCGGCAGCTTCACGGGCACCGAGTTCGACGCGCTCAAGGAGCGCAAGGCCGACGACGGGATCCTGCGGGAGTTCCTGGACCGGGCCAACAGCGTCAgcgccggcggtggcggcggcgcgggcgtggaGTACCGCGAGCGCGGCGTGTTCAACGCCAACGAGATGGTGGCGCAGATCAGGGAGGTGGAGGCGCTGGGGAAGGACCTCTTCGTGGTGGGCAAGGTGCCGGGACTGCCGGCGCTCACGGCGGGGATGGCGGAGTGGAGCGAGTGCCCGGAACTGGGGCCCATCGGGGACCTGCTCTCGTCGAGGGACTTCCAAACCACGGCGTCGGTGCTGGTGGTGCAGTCGTACGCGAGGCCGTCTGCCGGGGGGATATCGGCGGAGCTGGGACTGGGCGGCGATGGCGTGCCTGCGGCGGGACGGCCGCCACGGCCAGATCAGATCCATAGGGGTAGCCTCGGGAAtaggagctag
- the LOC136486136 gene encoding vacuolar protein sorting-associated protein 32 homolog 2-like produces the protein MLKKLLPKTKSKKKKESASSAIPTLDRLHETLEMLEKKERFLQKKCSAEIEKAKDYTKSKNKNAAIQCLKKKKLYETQIEQLSNFQLRVHDQIIMLESAKATTDTVDALRSGSSAVKAIQQSVNIGDIESAIEEANEQTENMREIQQALATPVGASADFDEDELEAELQELEEEEIEDELPEPPARQSVAPVEQLARAKAEAAPAPKQGSDLSELTRLQAEMAL, from the exons ATGCTGAAGAAACTGCTGCCAAAGactaagagcaagaagaagaaggagtcTGCCTCCTCTGCCATACCCACGCTGGATCGGCTCCATGAG ACTCTAGAAATGCTGGAGAAGAAAGAGCGTTTCCTACAGAAGAAATGTTCTGCAGAAATCGAAAAGGCTAAGGATTATACAAAATCGAAGAACAAGAATG CTGCTATTCAGTGTCTAAAGAAAAAGAAACTGTACGAGACACAAATTGAGCAGCTATCAAATTTTCAGTTGCGAGTTCATGACCAG ATCATAATGCTTGAAAGCGCCAAGGCAACTACGGACACAGTTGATGCTTTGCGCTCCGGATCATCTGCTGTCAAAGCTATTCAACAATCAGT GAATATTGGCGACATTGAGAGCGCCATTGAAGAGGCGAACGAACAGACAGAGAACATGCGGGAGATACAGCAGGCGCTCGCGACGCCAGTTGGCGCTTCTGCTGATTTCGACGAG GACGAGCTGGAAGCGGAGCTgcaggagttggaggaggaagaGATCGAGGACGAGCTGCCTGAGCCGCCGGCGAGGCAGTCCGTGGCACCCGTGGAACAGTTGGCGAGAGCGAAAGCGGAAGCGGCGCCCGCTCCTAAACAGGGCAGTGATCTGAGCGAGCTGACCAGACTTCAGGCAGAGATGGCGCTCTAG
- the LOC136486138 gene encoding ethanolamine-phosphate cytidylyltransferase-like isoform X2 codes for MDAGNGCSARALVACVIGGIVLGASVLALHLAGGPAAIPPLPLPPPLGALRRRLRRRARRPVRVYMDGCFDMMHYGHCNALRQARALGDELVVGVISDDEIKANKGPPVTPLHERMIMVRAVKWVDDIIPGAPYAITEEFMNKLFNEYNIDYIIHGDDPCLLPDGTDAYALAKKAGRYKQIKRTEGVSTTDIVGRMLLCVRERSSDAHNHSSLQRQFSSGHGQKVDDTGSGTGTRVSHFLPTSRRIVQFSNSRGPGPDSRIVYIDGAFDLFHAGHVEILRLARELGDFLLVGIHTDQTISSTRGRHRPIMNLHERSLSVLACRYVDEVIIGAPWDVSKDMITTFNISLVVHGTIAENMDFTEDDSNPYAVPKAMGIYRRLESPLDITTSTIIRRIVANHEAYQKRNEKKEASEKKYYESKSFVNGE; via the exons ATGGACGCGGGGAATGGCTGCAGCGCGCGGGCGCTGGTGGCGTGCGTGATCGGCGGCATCGTGCTGGGCGCCTCGGTGCTCGCGCTCCACCTCGCGGGCGGGCCCGCCGCCATCCCGCCCCTGCCCCTGCCGCCGCCCCTGGGcgcgctccgccgccgcctccgccgccgcgcccgccgccccgTGCGCGTCTACATGGACGGGTGCTTCGACATGATGCACTACGGGCACTGCAACGCGCTGCGCCAGGCGCGCGCGCTCGGGGACGAGCTCGTCGTCGGTGTCATCAGCGACGACGAGATCAAGGCCAACAAGGGACCCCCCGTCACGCCGCTCCACGAGAG AATGATAATGGTCCGTGCTGTTAAATGGGTAGATGATATCATTCCAGGTGCACCTTATGCCATAACTGAAGAGTTCATGAACAAGCTATTCAATGAGTACAACATAGACTACATTATCCATGGTGACGATCCTTGTTTGCTACCGGATGGTACTGATGCATATGCTCTTGCTAAAAAGGCTGGTCGATACAAGCAGATTAAGAGAACCGAGGGAGTGTCGACAACAGACATTGTTG GACGGATGCTTCTTTGTGTTAGAGAGAGATCATCTGATGCCCATAATCACTCTTCACTACAAAGGCAGTTCAGTAGCGGACATGGTCAGAAAGTTGATGATACTGGATCTGGAACTGGAACAAGAGTATCTCATTTTCTTCCCACATCTAGGCGAATAGTTCAGTTCTCAAATAGCAGG GGTCCAGGTCCAGATTCTCGGATAGTTTACATAGATGGTGCTTTTGATCTGTTCCATGCTGGACATGTCGAG ATATTACGACTTGCTCGAGAACTTGGAGATTTCTTGCTTGTGGGGATTCACACAGATCAGACCATAAG TTCAACTCGAGGACGACACCGCCCAATCATGAATCTCCATGAGCGAAGTTTGAGTGTTTTGGCTTGTCGTTATGTTGATGAGGTGATCATTGGTGCTCCATGGGACGTTTCAAAAGACATG ATTACCACATTCAATATTTCGTTAGTTGTTCATGGAACTATTGCTGAAAACATGGACTTTACAGAG GATGATTCAAACCCGTATGCTGTTCCAAAGGCTATGGGCATTTACCGTCGGCTGGAGAGTCCCTTGGATATCACTACAAGTACTATCATCAGGAGGATTGTTGCTAACCACGAAGCTTACCAG AAGCGGAATGAGAAGAAGGAAGCCAGTGAGAAGAAGTACTACGAGAGTAAAAGCTTTGTCAACGGGGAGTGA
- the LOC136486138 gene encoding ethanolamine-phosphate cytidylyltransferase-like isoform X1 has protein sequence MDAGNGCSARALVACVIGGIVLGASVLALHLAGGPAAIPPLPLPPPLGALRRRLRRRARRPVRVYMDGCFDMMHYGHCNALRQARALGDELVVGVISDDEIKANKGPPVTPLHERMIMVRAVKWVDDIIPGAPYAITEEFMNKLFNEYNIDYIIHGDDPCLLPDGTDAYALAKKAGRYKQIKRTEGVSTTDIYCFMIGRMLLCVRERSSDAHNHSSLQRQFSSGHGQKVDDTGSGTGTRVSHFLPTSRRIVQFSNSRGPGPDSRIVYIDGAFDLFHAGHVEILRLARELGDFLLVGIHTDQTISSTRGRHRPIMNLHERSLSVLACRYVDEVIIGAPWDVSKDMITTFNISLVVHGTIAENMDFTEDDSNPYAVPKAMGIYRRLESPLDITTSTIIRRIVANHEAYQKRNEKKEASEKKYYESKSFVNGE, from the exons ATGGACGCGGGGAATGGCTGCAGCGCGCGGGCGCTGGTGGCGTGCGTGATCGGCGGCATCGTGCTGGGCGCCTCGGTGCTCGCGCTCCACCTCGCGGGCGGGCCCGCCGCCATCCCGCCCCTGCCCCTGCCGCCGCCCCTGGGcgcgctccgccgccgcctccgccgccgcgcccgccgccccgTGCGCGTCTACATGGACGGGTGCTTCGACATGATGCACTACGGGCACTGCAACGCGCTGCGCCAGGCGCGCGCGCTCGGGGACGAGCTCGTCGTCGGTGTCATCAGCGACGACGAGATCAAGGCCAACAAGGGACCCCCCGTCACGCCGCTCCACGAGAG AATGATAATGGTCCGTGCTGTTAAATGGGTAGATGATATCATTCCAGGTGCACCTTATGCCATAACTGAAGAGTTCATGAACAAGCTATTCAATGAGTACAACATAGACTACATTATCCATGGTGACGATCCTTGTTTGCTACCGGATGGTACTGATGCATATGCTCTTGCTAAAAAGGCTGGTCGATACAAGCAGATTAAGAGAACCGAGGGAGTGTCGACAACAGACATT TATTGCTTCATGATAGGACGGATGCTTCTTTGTGTTAGAGAGAGATCATCTGATGCCCATAATCACTCTTCACTACAAAGGCAGTTCAGTAGCGGACATGGTCAGAAAGTTGATGATACTGGATCTGGAACTGGAACAAGAGTATCTCATTTTCTTCCCACATCTAGGCGAATAGTTCAGTTCTCAAATAGCAGG GGTCCAGGTCCAGATTCTCGGATAGTTTACATAGATGGTGCTTTTGATCTGTTCCATGCTGGACATGTCGAG ATATTACGACTTGCTCGAGAACTTGGAGATTTCTTGCTTGTGGGGATTCACACAGATCAGACCATAAG TTCAACTCGAGGACGACACCGCCCAATCATGAATCTCCATGAGCGAAGTTTGAGTGTTTTGGCTTGTCGTTATGTTGATGAGGTGATCATTGGTGCTCCATGGGACGTTTCAAAAGACATG ATTACCACATTCAATATTTCGTTAGTTGTTCATGGAACTATTGCTGAAAACATGGACTTTACAGAG GATGATTCAAACCCGTATGCTGTTCCAAAGGCTATGGGCATTTACCGTCGGCTGGAGAGTCCCTTGGATATCACTACAAGTACTATCATCAGGAGGATTGTTGCTAACCACGAAGCTTACCAG AAGCGGAATGAGAAGAAGGAAGCCAGTGAGAAGAAGTACTACGAGAGTAAAAGCTTTGTCAACGGGGAGTGA